The following nucleotide sequence is from Hippopotamus amphibius kiboko isolate mHipAmp2 chromosome 11, mHipAmp2.hap2, whole genome shotgun sequence.
CTTCTGacaggaaattaaagatgataacAGGATGCTCTGTGCTTTGGACAAGCAGACTCCTTAGTTAGATATATCTCAGGAAGGATTTTAGTGAACCCAGcttcttgtatcttcccatacaaAGAAAAGCACTATAATCATTAACAGGAGACATCTGTTCTTTGTGATGAGCAGTTATCTTTTACCAAGGTGTATCCCTTAgccaaaaaaatcatatataaactAGCCCTGCTCCCACCTCttgggagcagtttctcagagctactgagaggctgtctccccagCTAAAGTCCTCAGGGAGACCCTgaataaaactgaactcataaCTCTCACATCGTGCATTTTGCTTTCAGCCCACAGTGTCCAGATGGCAGACAGACAGAAGATAGTGAAATCAGCAGGCGGGTGGGAAAGAAGGCAGGTGGGAAGGAAAGAAGTTGAATGAGAAGAGGTCTTGCACTCAAATGTGCAAGATGATCTGGGAACTGGGAAAATGTGTGATGATCTGGGAACTgggaaaatgaagaaagggagCTATGGTCACATGGTGGTATGTTAGAATCTTAAAGAGTCCAGAGCACAGGGTTGCTGATGCTGAGGTCCACAATGGATGGAAGTTATCAAATGTAGAGGATGATGGCAGGATTGGAGAGAAGACAGAGTCTTAGAGTCAGGACTCAAGGTTCTGCCTCTATTCCCCAAATCACCTTAAttatgattttgaattttttttttttttttgcaggatcttagttccccaaccagggattgaacccacaccccctgaagaggaagcatggagtcttaaccactggactgccagagaagtccctgattttgaatatttttaatgtaggACACCACTTTTAAGAGGAGGTCTCTTGGGTTACTTCTACAGATAACCAATCTCATCATCAGCAAAGATTTTACTAGTTTAACTTTCTGAAGATGACTTTATTTTCAAGAAGGGCATTTCACTATCACCCCCCTTCCCCAATGAACTGCCCTACAGATGGATTTGCTAttgatctcatttttgttttcaagcaATGCTGCCCTGACCCTGTTACTTTACTATCTCTTGTAGGAATTACTTACTAACCCAACCAGACTATACACTCCTAAATTTCATCTCCATCCCTCTCAGAGCCATAACTTTCATGTACATAAATAATACTAATTCTGTTTGAATGCTTggctgagagaaaatattaacaCATGCTGGAAAATTTCTCACCTTTGGTGAGTGTGTGAGTAGAAGATTCATAGATAAATAGTCATTTTAAAAGGCAGAAGGGCCCTTACGGATGGTAGCCTAATTCATTTGCTTCATTTcaaatatgaggaaactgaggatcggGAAGCAGacttaacttgcccaaggtcacacagctggtttgAATTCCTTTCAGGAATCTGAACGGGGGGGGATCCATGAATTTTGTACCATGTCCCATTTTCACATTTGTGTCCCACCTCTCTTATCTGAGGTAGTTTTTATATAatctaaaacaataattataataattatacattattaaaattataataatgtataattataatgttttataattttaaaacaataatttttccagaaaaatcatacaatattttttattaattaactgcTTGACAtactgctctaatttttattttctgtaaggtaatgatgactttttaaaaattgaagtatagttgattcacaatgttgtattagtttctggtacaCAGCAAGGTGATCCAGTTTTAGATAtacatataagaatatatattctttttcagattcttttccagtattacaagatatcgaatatagttccctgtgctatacagtaggaccttgtcgtttatctattttacgtatagtagtgtgtctctgttaatcccaagcaGTAGATTTTGATAATAATCTAAATAATCTAAAACAATATAGTTTCCACTCCCAAACTAGCCATTTTGGCgaaaaattgataaaaaacaaaaaccaaaaacaagcaaaaaaaacaactcaaacaaCAGCTGGCTGGATTTGCTCATTTCATTTTCGTCAACCTGAGACCACTGAGTTGGCAAAGACCTCAGTCACCAGCTCCGGTTTCACCactcctgtttctctggaaaTAAAGGCAACTTACTTCTCCAGGAACGCCACACAGGCTTTCTGCCCGTAGATCTGTGCGATCCTCTTTGGGGTGTCTCCAAAGAAATCGGGAGCGTCGATGGCGGCGTGCAAGGCGTGGAGAGTTTTGAGCACGTTCAGATGGCCTGACTCAGCTGCGAAATGAGCAGGTGTCCAGCCCACATCAGTTACCAAGCAGGGCCTGGCTCCGTGTTCTATCAGGAGCTGCAGCACCTCCATGTGTCCTTAGATGTACCAGGAAGAAACAGGAGATTAAGATGAAAATGTCTCTGCCGGAACAAGGCCAGAGCTAGCCTAGGTGGCACAAAAGAGGGGGAGACGTTTGCCCTTGAGGCCCCCCAGTTTCCTAGCATCGCCCccgcttccttcctcctcttctttccaggGACCCAGTGCCTCACCCTCACCCCTTTGCTCCTGCTCTGGGCCTGAGCCCTAGAAGGatccctctgctcctcccaggaCACCCTCTTCCCCTGTCCATTCTTGCAGACCGTGCCCAGGAATCTTGCTTTTTCTCCCAAGTCACTCTACCCTTGCCTGTGCTGACACTCATAAAGCTCGCTCGGCTTTCGGCAGGCTCACTGCTGATTGCAAAACCAAATATTTTGCAacgacgtggatggacctggagggcattatcctaaacgaaataagtcagacagagaaagacgaatatcatGTGATCTCACTGTaggtagaatctaaaaacaaaaaactgagctcatagacacagagaacagattggtggttgtgggtgggggggggggagttgggcatgaaatgggtgaaggtggtcaaaaggtacaaaattccagttataaagtaaatgtCATGAGAATGTaatatatagcatggtgactatcaTTAATAagactgtattgcatatttgaaagttgctgagagtaaatcttaaaagttatcacaaggagaaaattttgtaactatgtgtaTGGTGACAAATGTTAATTAGACTTATCGTGGTATTTCACAATACATGCAaaaattgaatcattatgttatacacctaaaactgatataatgttgtatgtatgtcaattacatctccaTAAGAAATACTGTAAGTCCCACTTACATGAAAGCTAGCACAGATTAAGAGCACTGGTTTTCTAGTCATATAGATGTGGGTTTATACCTGACAGTAAATACCTCTTGTGAACCATGGCATCCTGGACAAGAAACAAACATCCATGGTtccgtttcctcatttgtaaattaagGATATATTCACTTACCTTACTGAGTTGCTGTGAGGTACAAAAGAATCACAGGTGTAAAGTATACAGCACAGGGCCAGCATAGAGCGAATGCTCACTGGCAGATGCTTTAGTATAGCTCCCATCCCTTTGTCCTGGAAAATCCCCCCAACTGATTTCTCTGCAGCCAGGCTTGCCTCCCGCCAACCCATCCTCCATATAGGAgtcaaaacacatttttaaaaagcaaagttgaCTGTAATACTTTCCTAACATTCTTCAATGGTGTCCTAGGGCTGAAGGTCTTGACAAGCCCCTTGGCTGAGTTTTTGCCACCATCCTCCTCCAGTTTTATAACGGAGCCTCGTTTGGCGTGGCCCCCAGccatgaacaagacaaagttCCTGTCCCACGGCAGCAATGATGCTCCATTCCTGCTAGAGGTCAAGAGGGCAGAGGGCCACTATTAATTGAGAGTCACTACGTGCTAGGCAGTGCACACTCGCTATCCTACCGAATCCTCACCCCAAGATTCCAAGGCAGCACTACTGCGCTCATTATACAGATGAATAGATGAAGGCCCAGAGctgttaaataacttgcttaaggtGCTACAACTAGTAAGTGGGGGTGCCAGGGTTGGAATGGCTCCCATTCATTCATCTGGCTCCCAAGAAATGTTCTTTCTACTACCCCACATCGACTACCCGCTGGGAACCTCGTGAACGGGGGTCTCGAAGGGATGGATCTACGTAGGCACTGCCCACTCACCCTTGATCGCAGCCCAGTGAAGTGGGGTTCGGTCATTCCAGTCCACATCCTTGTAGTTTGGGTCACAGAGACCTTTCTTCAAGATCTTTTTCACTGCACTGTAGTCCCCTGCAGCCACAGCTTGGTGGAGCTTTGTCATGTCGGACAGTTTGGCTAATTCCATGACCACAGAAAACAACTGTGGGAAAAGCATGCCACTTAGGAAATTCTCTGCAACACCTGATTCTTAGTAAGTGATTGCATAGGGTTCCTTattgtttactttctttcttaCCTTACACATCTGCATTCAGGGTTGCTTCATGTGTGTGCCCTGTTGAGTGTGTATTTGGATCTTAGCTGCTGTGGTTACTGCCTGCCAATTCCCTATCCAAAAATTATCAATAGTTCCTTGCTTCTTATAGGATCATAGGCTAACCTCATGGGCTGACATTTGCTAATTGGCCTCAAACCACTTCCCAGTACTACTTCCCACTCCTAGTCCAAagtgctagctgtgtgactctgagtcAGTTGTGTAATTCTGTGCCTTATTTTTCACATCTAAAGAATGGGTATAATTAGCCAGGGGTTTGTGAGGAGACAAGGATAACCCACGTGAAAAGTTTACACTGGATACAGAGCAGGTACCCCATAGAAATTACACATTATTGCTACACAAAGTCAGGAGATGGACAagatgaaaatatacaaataaaatgggTAAAAATTGTTTACAACATTAAGACACAAACCAACAGTTTTCAAACTATAGTTTATAGACATTTAGAACTCCCTGGGACCCTTTTGGGCGATCCATGAGGTCAAAGCTATTTTCAttacaatattaaaatatcattggTCTTGTCCACTGTGCTGATAACTGGTTTGATTGTTCAACAGCAATGATGTAGAAAACTGCTAGTGCCTTAGCATGAAACAAGGCAATGATACCAAACTAGACTAGCAGTTAAGGCATTCCTcatcaccacacacacagagttaaaaaaaacaacaacacacacaaaacacacacacacacaaacttcagtaaagaaattaaataagaattatttatatTCAATTTTGACCCTTGATTACATGACttaataaaagtgtttttataACATTGtaaaatgtgtcaacatttggaGTCTGCACAACTCCACGAAACAATATTTCTTATGTGACCAGTGTATGACATTACCAAATCATTGCATGGGTCAAGAGATCTATTCAAGATAGACGAATGAATCTTAGTGAAATAGAGTATGAAAAGTACATTAGGATCATTTCAGATTCTAACTAACTTTTAAAGTCCTACCACTTGTCCAATTTTGGTGTAgcatcaaagaagaatatccacaattatctggaaaaggttataaaatattcttcttttttccaaCTTTATAAAGGGGTAAAATcagattttctttatatacttcaaccaaaacaaggaactgaatgcagaagcagatatgagaatccagctgtcttctattaagccacaTAATAAAGagatttgaccaaaaaaaaagccACTCTTCTCACactttttgttttagaaagtttatttccataaaatattatttatattattgtatattaggtttattataatttttgtacatgaatcaagaaagattttaaaattttctttgttttaatatctaATAGGGTAAATATTGATAGCTAtaatccacataaacaaaagctctctgGAGTTCTTAGTAATTTTTAAGAGTAAAGgagtcctgggcttccctggtggtgcagtggttaagaatccccctgctaatgcagaggacacaggttcaagccctggcccagaaagatcccacatgccacggagcaactaagcccacgagccacaactactgagcccgtgtgccacaactactgaagcccgcacacccagagcctgtgttctgcaataagagaagccaccacaatgagaagcccaagcatggcaacaaagagttgcccttgctctccacaactagagaaagcctacgtgcagcaacgaagacccaacgcagccaataaataaaataataaataaataaataaatagaatattatgtgggaaaaaaaaagagtaaaggagTCCTGAGACCCAAAAGTTTGGGAATTATTGATATAAACAAATAAGGTGCTGAGACAGAAAAGAACAAGGAGAGTCACCTGGTGAGGCCACTGGGAATGTCTCTTTCATCTCAACAAGAAATTAAGATCTCAGGAAGAGGTTGGCGTCAACCATACAAACTGTGGCCCAGCAGCAGCCACACCCAGGAATCTGTTAGAAATGCAAGTGATTGGGCCCCAACTtggacctactgaattagaaactgGGGTCTGAGAGGAGCTATCTGTAGCACTGTAAGCCCTCCAGGTGAGTCTGATGTACGCTGAAACTCGAGGATAGTTCTAGAGTGGGAGAGAAGCAAATAACGTTATTAACATGCAATACCCTAAGTGTTATGATGGTGGTGATTTTTTGGGGTACAGAGGGAAAGTCTCATTCACCAAAACTAGGAAGTGAAAAGCCCTTTTCTCCCAAGGTGTCCTAAGCTGGATATCAAAAGGATGCATCTGAGTCATCTTGGGGCCCGACAGTGGTGGAGGATCCCAACTTAGGCACACAGCAGGGAGGCACATTCTGAAAAGTGCAAGTAACTCCAACTTAAGTGTGTAGACCAAGGgtccacacatttttttcctgtaaacgGTCAGAtaggaaattttttaaactttgtaggTCAAGAGGCATAAACAAGACTATTATGTAACAAGAGAAAAACTCCTGCCCTGTTTACCAGGGGTGGACCATCCTGGGGGAGGAAGGGTAGGTGGGGGTGGATGAGTATGCACTGTGCCCAAAAGCCCTCAGCTGGAGACGTTCTCAGGGCAAAGAGCTTGAGGAAGAGGGGCCTGGTCCATGGGATGGTTACTTTTGCTCTGTCCCAGTGATGCCCAGATCCCAGTACAACCTCTCCTCTCTCCAAAAGCCTGACCATCTCAGGTGGACAGCTGGCGGGAGACAAGGTGACTTGCCTGGTCTGAGATCCCACTGCTCAGTGGCCAGCAGTTCCAACAGCAGAGTCTAAGTGTACATGGTGACCAGTAGGACCCCGGGCAGTGGCTAGGCCCAGCCATGGGCTTAGGAGGCAAGTGCTGGGGGCAGATGGGGGAGCTGGGGCAGAGAGAGTCACCTCAGTTGGCTCTCTGAGGCTCACAGTGCTTGCCCCCTGAGGCCCACCACCACAGGAGGTAACCATGGGCCTACAAAAACAGGGAGTGAGCCAGGAGTCAGATTGGATCCGCAGACTATAGTTTACCAGTCTCTGATGTATATAAAGTATTGGGATGTTGCTGAAATGCAGagtctgattcagcaggtctggggtgggcctgAGATCCTACCTTTGTAACAAGTCCCTACAGCAACTACTAGTGCATAGATCACACTCTGAGAGCATTGTCTCTCTAGCTACAGGCAGGGAAGAGAGTGCAAGACTGGAAACCTGAAGTCAAATAGAGGTAGCGAGGATGTTGTTCTCCACAGAAGAACTACGTGAGAATCACTGGTgggtttaaaaaagaatagatgcttGGATCTCAGTGCAAAGTGGTTCTGGATCTCGGAGTGTGCAGGACAAGGACATGTCTTTTGCATGAAGTGGGTACTCAGTGTGTATGTTGAGTAACCAAAGATGACACGGGTTGTGTTTTATCTTTTCGGCTTGTTTGTCTTACTAGAAAACCTTGACACTGGAGCATTTGAtcaatgataaaagaaaatggtaaacagAAGTACTACAGGATTTCCAACCGGCAGGAATCATGAAAAGTCACATCATTGTGTCTGGGAGCCTCTTTGCTTGCCTTTCATACAAAcctttaggcaggtttatgcaGAAATCAACCCCATTGGCTTTGCAATTGAGTTCATACCTAGGATATTCCACCACTTCTCACGGGGAAGTTGCAATTCAAGTAGAAGTTTTCAATGGAATATAAACAgaagatttttccaaagaaaaaaaaaaagacatgtacaGAGCCAATAAccgcatgaaaagatgcccaacatccttagtcattagggaaatgcaaatcaaaaccacaatgagacaccacttcacaaCCACTAGGATaactataatttaaaagacaaataataacatgtgtgaggatgtggagaaacgggGACCCTCATACACTGTGGTGAGAATCTAAATTGGTGCggccactttggaaagcaattcCGTAATTCTTCAAAAGGTTAGACATAGAGTTATACGACCAGTAAATCCACTCCTAGGAgtaaacctaaaagaaatgaaaacatatatccccacaaaaacttgtacacacatgtctatagcagcattattcagttgttaaaaagtggaaacaactcaaatgtcaattaacagatgaatgcataaacaaaatatgggacattcatataatggaatagttTTTGACAATAAAAAACGAGgaactgatacatgctgcaacatgcatgaaccttgaaaacatgttaagtgaaagaagccagtcacaagagaccacatattgtaagattccatttatgtgaaaagtccagaatgggcaaatctatagagatagaatGTAGATTATTGGTGGCCTAGGACTGGGATGAGTTGGGGGTGGGAAGAAAGCTAAGGAAGATAggatttctttctggggtgatgaaatgttctaaaattaggtaGTGGAGGGTGATGTTTTCACgattttgaatatattaaaaaccccTGAACTGTGTACTTTAAAgagatgaattttatggtatgtgaattatatctcaaaaagctgtttaaaaatcaATGATACTATTAATTAGAAACTTTCTTACAAAAAGCCAAAAATTTATTTGTAGAAAACAGATACAATTCACTAGCCTACCACTAACTACAAAAATTTAGCAAAATTTCCTACGCTAGAATCCTTGTAAATTTGATTAAGCGCACTTGAATTTCCATCTTTCTCGTGAAAGATGTCTCAGTGTAAAAAAAGAAGCCAGTAAATATAGGTTGTAATAAATATGAAAGATATATAATAACTGCAGTAAAGATCTAAAGACAGAGGTAATGCAAAAATACTTACTATCCTGTTTAAAATCTGCAGCGCTCACTGTTAGCAGGGAGTCCTAGCTGCCCGTCTTGTTGTGTTCACACCATGGAAACTGACCCCACCCGCCTTATTAAAGCCCGCCAATCAACGTCAGCCTCACAAGGTGGGGACCGGCTAGGGGCGGGGACTGCTCTTCTGCTTGCACTGAGGCTGTTCAGCGATTCCTGTCTGCTTCTGTAGTCCAAAAGGGGTCTTTAACAGGTTCTTCTGGAACAtcatttgattaaaaaacaaaaaaagaaaaaaccaaccaaacaaaaaaaccaatcgCCAGTTCCCACCGCACCGCGAAGGAGGTAAACTGTTTGGTAACTACCGTGAAGTGATGGAAACAACGTGTGCCCCTCACATTCAGAACCTGCTATGAGACTACAGGCAAGGCCTTTAACTTTGCTGAACCTcttttttctcatcaataaaaatgaagttttaacaCCTTTCTCATAGAGCTATGAGAGATGAGTagttgaaataatttataaagcaCCCGGCACAGggtagaggaaggaagaaggggagggagggaggaaaacttTAAGTGCTTCCGTCTTGCTTCCTCTTTTTGTTCCCTTACTCTAAGCAGCTGGTATCTTTATGATGATGCTGGTCTAAgagcccttctcccttcctccctcccttccttccttccttccttccttccttccttccttccttcctctctctctccctcactacCCCCTCTTagtccttctccctcctcctttctttgtttcctcctccacttctctccatcctttCTTCCCACATATATTTGGTGAGTGCCTTATATctaccagacactgtgctggacCCTCTGGAAAACAGGGCACTCACTCTTCCTGTCTTCTTTGAGCTTAGAGTtcagagaaaaagacagacaataagcaaGAAAGCAAGTAAATGTCTACAGGTAAAGTGACAACTTGTGTAAGTCTCTTGAACAAACGATGTGCCATGACAGAGACTAACAAGCGAGAGGGTGATAGAGGACGGCCTAAGAAGTTGACCTCTGTGCTGAGACCTGGCATAAGAGAAGAGGCAGGGAGCTGGTGAAGATGTTccaggcagaaagaggaaaatagttAGGCTTAagtgaggaaaaagaagaggaggctGCAGCTGGTCTATGGGGTATGCGGCAAGAAGAAAAGATGAGTTTCATATAGGTAAGAGCTACATCATTCAGGGTCTTCTATGATACGTcaaggagtttgggttttttccaaGTACAAGGAGAAGTCATTGAAAGGTTTTAAGCCAGGGGCAAGATGCTGCAATTTATATGTTTTGAAAATTTGGCTTCTACATGGAGAATAGGCTAAAAGGACACAAGACTGAAAACAGAAAGACCACTGAGGGGGCTACTGCCCAAGTCCAGGCAAGAAAGGATAGTGGCTTGTGTATTTGGCAGCAGAGATGATGGAGAGAAgcgaatgaatgaaataaagaattATTTAGGGGTTttcaatgaattaattaatatttaattaatgttaACAGGACTTGTCAATGAATTAGACGTGAGTAGTGTGGGAAATGGAGGAATCAAGGAGGATCCTTGGGTTTCTGGTTTAATCGACTTGGTGGGAAGGTGGTGATATTTGGTGGTGTGGTGGTGACCGAGGAGAGCCAAGTTTTGAATGTAGAAATGTAGTTTAAGTTAAATGTTCCATTCTGAATGTGTTAAATTTGAGATACGTGTCAGACAACCAAATATCAAATAGGAGTCCAGAGTTCTGTGACTTTAGGGCTAAAGATACACATTTGGGAGTTATCAGCATATATTTGATGTTTCAAAGCATAGGTCTATGTAAGATAAGATTAAGGACAGCGGGTACAGAGAGACCATCGTTCTGAGATCTGGTGGCCAAGGAAAAGTTATTAAAGGAGATTAAGAAGCACTGCcagggaggcagaagggaaaCAGGAGAACATAGCTTCACAGAAGCTGGAGCGCGGTTGGAGGAGTAATGACCAACGATGTCAAGGAGGGCAGAAGATGAGTGAATGCCTGTTACATTCAGAGGTGACACCCCTGAGACCCCACGCCCATCGTCAAAGAGCTCAGTGCCTCCCAGCACTTTCGAAGCTTCATGACAGTTCCAGTTCAgctttcattcaacagacatATAAGCAACTGACATGTGTGGAATGATGCAAGAGTACAAGGACATTCCCTGCCCTGGGGGACCTTTTAATCTAATAAGGTACAA
It contains:
- the ANKRD66 gene encoding ankyrin repeat domain-containing protein 66 isoform X2; this encodes MELAKLSDMTKLHQAVAAGDYSAVKKILKKGLCDPNYKDVDWNDRTPLHWAAIKGHMEVLQLLIEHGARPCLVTDVGWTPAHFAAESGHLNVLKTLHALHAAIDAPDFFGDTPKRIAQIYGQKACVAFLEKAEPQCRAHRQAAAQKGLQLDQRDEDWDAKKRELELSLPSLKQNTNKKKSKKTRGPTRLSNTKERRV
- the ANKRD66 gene encoding ankyrin repeat domain-containing protein 66 isoform X1 is translated as MLRKACVKRKALPRQQLSKMSRSLPRRKKKASNRSLEVKDTPWECPGLHCDKSIRCTDSLEQKLFSVVMELAKLSDMTKLHQAVAAGDYSAVKKILKKGLCDPNYKDVDWNDRTPLHWAAIKGHMEVLQLLIEHGARPCLVTDVGWTPAHFAAESGHLNVLKTLHALHAAIDAPDFFGDTPKRIAQIYGQKACVAFLEKAEPQCRAHRQAAAQKGLQLDQRDEDWDAKKRELELSLPSLKQNTNKKKSKKTRGPTRLSNTKERRV